In Micromonospora sp. NBC_01813, the following are encoded in one genomic region:
- a CDS encoding glycosyltransferase: MQRSPRTISVVTPVHPPSIPFLTDAYASLRDQRLPAGWQWRWLVQEDGQTGAVAAALPDDPRISTGTNRPGGPGVTRTMALSRADGSLVKVLDADDRLTPDALARDIAVLAADPTIGWTTARALDLAPDGSTSAVATDPAPGRLPAGAVHRHWQANAHQLPVHPATLCIRTELLFALGGWMALPASEDTGLLLAASTVSDGHFIGEAGLHYRKWPGQVTSQQTHWSPAERANRTQVIESRVAALRRLRPVQVDGPSYCSGLSSPRTGVNGSKASSRTT, encoded by the coding sequence GTGCAGCGGTCACCCCGGACCATCTCGGTGGTCACCCCCGTCCATCCGCCGAGCATCCCGTTCCTGACCGACGCGTACGCCTCACTACGCGATCAGCGACTACCCGCCGGCTGGCAGTGGCGCTGGCTGGTCCAGGAAGACGGCCAGACCGGCGCGGTCGCCGCCGCCCTACCCGACGACCCCCGAATCAGTACGGGGACCAACCGGCCGGGCGGCCCCGGCGTCACCCGAACCATGGCGCTGTCCCGGGCGGACGGCTCCCTGGTGAAGGTGCTCGACGCCGACGACCGGCTGACCCCCGACGCGTTGGCCCGCGACATCGCGGTCCTCGCAGCCGATCCGACCATCGGCTGGACCACGGCGCGGGCGCTGGACCTGGCACCGGACGGCAGTACCTCGGCGGTGGCCACCGACCCGGCACCGGGCCGGCTGCCCGCCGGGGCGGTGCACCGGCACTGGCAGGCGAACGCCCACCAACTGCCGGTGCACCCGGCGACCCTGTGCATCCGGACCGAGCTGCTGTTCGCCCTCGGCGGCTGGATGGCGCTGCCCGCCTCGGAGGACACCGGGCTGCTGCTCGCCGCGAGTACGGTCAGCGACGGGCATTTCATCGGCGAGGCAGGGCTGCACTACCGAAAGTGGCCCGGCCAGGTGACCAGCCAGCAGACGCACTGGTCACCGGCCGAACGGGCCAACCGCACCCAGGTGATCGAATCCCGGGTCGCGGCGCTACGCCGCCTCCGCCCGGTTCAGGTCGACGGGCCCTCGTACTGCAGCGGACTCAGCTCTCCGAGAACGGGGGTCAACGGATCCAAGGCATCTTCGCGTACGACATAA
- a CDS encoding LLM class flavin-dependent oxidoreductase, whose translation MTTISLQASPSDAGSWLRLARKCETAGFDALLVADHPGAAASPFVALAAAAAVTSTIGLGSYVSNAGVREPILLAADVATLDVVSGGRARLGLGAGHTPAEWEAIGRHRPDVAGRVRRCIAVAEAVRALLDGEQVNADTPEVTARAARLIGPRPVRERVPLTVGTGNSHLLRWAGANADVVGLTGFGRTLPDGHTHQTRWRRDEIEAQLGHIAAGAHGRDDPPQLEALVQKVIVTDDAEADAAGISAALGMTVAELLATPFVLIGTEAEILSAIAEHERRWGVTRYVVREDALDPLTPVLGELSPLQYEGPST comes from the coding sequence GTGACCACGATTTCACTGCAAGCGAGTCCGTCCGATGCCGGTAGCTGGCTGCGACTCGCCCGCAAGTGCGAGACCGCCGGATTCGACGCCCTACTCGTCGCGGACCACCCAGGCGCGGCGGCCTCGCCCTTCGTCGCACTCGCGGCCGCAGCGGCCGTCACGTCGACGATCGGGCTCGGCTCGTACGTATCCAATGCCGGAGTCCGCGAACCCATCCTGCTCGCGGCCGATGTCGCCACGCTCGACGTGGTCTCCGGCGGCCGCGCCCGCCTCGGCCTTGGCGCTGGCCACACCCCGGCCGAGTGGGAGGCGATCGGGCGGCATCGTCCCGATGTCGCGGGGCGGGTACGGCGGTGCATAGCAGTGGCCGAAGCAGTGCGTGCCCTGCTCGACGGTGAACAGGTGAACGCCGACACCCCTGAGGTCACCGCACGCGCGGCCCGGTTGATCGGGCCAAGGCCCGTGCGGGAGCGAGTGCCGCTCACCGTCGGCACGGGAAACTCCCACCTGTTGCGCTGGGCGGGCGCCAACGCCGATGTCGTCGGACTCACCGGGTTCGGTCGCACCCTTCCCGACGGGCACACGCACCAGACCCGCTGGCGCAGGGACGAGATCGAGGCACAGCTGGGGCATATCGCGGCTGGTGCCCATGGGCGTGACGACCCGCCGCAGCTGGAGGCACTCGTACAGAAAGTGATCGTGACGGACGACGCGGAAGCCGACGCCGCAGGCATCAGCGCCGCACTCGGCATGACCGTGGCCGAACTACTGGCCACGCCCTTCGTGCTGATCGGCACCGAGGCAGAGATTCTCTCCGCCATCGCCGAGCACGAGAGGCGCTGGGGTGTCACCCGTTATGTCGTACGCGAAGATGCCTTGGATCCGTTGACCCCCGTTCTCGGAGAGCTGAGTCCGCTGCAGTACGAGGGCCCGTCGACCTGA